In Phreatobacter stygius, a genomic segment contains:
- a CDS encoding helix-turn-helix transcriptional regulator produces the protein MQRQDATPRDDGDLIDRIYEAAAVPEFWPGVLDALAAHADCRAAVLISTDGTEVANWIGNPTIVEAMDIYVRDGWGARNPLSDRAIARSLPDFIGEFDVFHQREIDESPFYQEFMRPNGLAWSGGTVISGPTDTHVTVSVHRPHVMGPVERVHLDRLTQLRPHLARAAFLAARLRLEQARAAVQALAAIGLPAAALSVEGRLKVANDLFQALIPEVALDRRERLKFADREADKLFNQGLEALRLGVAGLTFPVPASAEATPMVVHLVPIAGAAHDIFSATRWLLVCAPVAKANRIDSGVLQGLFDLTAAEARVAKGLAAGDTLDSLAARHGLGRETIRSQLKAVMAKTGTHRQADLVRLLTGTASLRR, from the coding sequence ATGCAGAGACAGGACGCGACGCCGCGTGACGACGGCGACCTGATCGACCGGATCTATGAGGCGGCCGCCGTGCCCGAGTTCTGGCCCGGCGTGCTGGACGCACTGGCCGCACATGCCGATTGCCGCGCCGCGGTGCTGATCTCGACCGACGGCACCGAGGTCGCCAACTGGATCGGCAACCCGACGATCGTCGAGGCCATGGACATCTATGTGCGCGACGGCTGGGGCGCGCGCAATCCGCTGTCCGATCGCGCCATCGCCCGCAGCCTGCCGGATTTTATTGGCGAATTCGACGTGTTCCACCAGCGCGAGATCGACGAGTCGCCCTTTTACCAGGAGTTCATGCGGCCGAACGGGCTGGCCTGGAGCGGCGGCACGGTCATTTCCGGTCCGACCGATACCCATGTCACCGTGTCGGTGCACCGCCCCCATGTCATGGGCCCGGTCGAGCGGGTCCATCTCGACCGGCTGACGCAGTTGCGGCCACATCTGGCGCGCGCCGCCTTTCTCGCCGCGCGGCTGCGGCTGGAACAGGCCCGCGCCGCCGTCCAGGCCCTGGCGGCGATCGGCCTGCCGGCCGCGGCGCTGTCGGTCGAGGGCCGGCTGAAGGTCGCCAACGACCTGTTCCAGGCGCTGATCCCCGAGGTTGCGCTGGACCGGCGCGAACGCCTGAAATTCGCCGACCGCGAAGCCGACAAGCTGTTCAATCAGGGGCTCGAAGCGCTCCGCCTGGGCGTTGCCGGGCTCACCTTCCCGGTGCCGGCCAGCGCCGAGGCCACGCCCATGGTGGTGCATCTGGTGCCGATCGCCGGCGCCGCCCATGACATTTTCTCGGCCACCCGCTGGCTGCTCGTCTGCGCACCGGTCGCCAAGGCCAACCGGATCGATTCCGGCGTGCTGCAGGGCCTGTTCGACCTGACCGCGGCGGAAGCCCGCGTCGCCAAGGGCCTCGCCGCCGGCGACACGCTGGACAGCCTCGCCGCCCGCCACGGCCTCGGCCGCGAGACCATTCGCAGCCAGCTGAAGGCGGTCATGGCCAAGACCGGCACCCATCGCCAGGCCGACCTGGTGCGGCTCCTGACCGGGACCGCAAGCCTGAGGCGGTAG
- a CDS encoding ArsR/SmtB family transcription factor, with amino-acid sequence MVKLHDATLDRTFSALADPTRRALLARLDETASLSVSELARPFPVSLPAIMKHLDVLSDAGLIAREKTGRTVACRLTPGPMEEAMAWLARYERFWSEGLDRLEALLDQPPEDQ; translated from the coding sequence ATGGTTAAGTTACACGACGCGACCCTCGACCGCACCTTTTCGGCGCTGGCCGACCCGACACGCCGGGCCTTGCTCGCCCGCCTCGACGAGACCGCCAGCCTGTCGGTGAGCGAGCTCGCCCGGCCGTTTCCGGTCTCGCTGCCGGCGATCATGAAACATCTCGACGTGCTTTCCGATGCCGGCCTGATCGCGCGGGAAAAGACCGGCCGCACGGTCGCCTGCCGGCTGACGCCCGGTCCGATGGAGGAAGCCATGGCCTGGCTTGCCCGTTACGAGCGCTTCTGGTCCGAAGGCCTCGACCGGCTCGAAGCGCTGCTCGACCAGCCACCCGAGGACCAATGA
- a CDS encoding tripartite tricarboxylate transporter substrate binding protein codes for MALIWPSQPQAQTYPSQMIRIIVPATPGGAIDVIARRVADKLQIFMGQAVVVENRPGASNNLGTDVVAKSAPDGHTLVIVASSHATNKHLFRQLPYDPIADFEPVVFTHVVPLVLAIHPSVPATTVPELIAWIKANPTTATFASSGKGSSLHMAAELFKSMTGTTMLHVPYRGSTAAHSDLLVGRTQIIFDTITAILPHVQSGGVRALAVTTTSRSPSLPAIPTLAETGLAGYDANTWGGILAPAGTPREIVARLNREINAALEAPDVRMALTTLGIEIQGGPPERFAAYIRQEVEKWGRVVSAAGITPD; via the coding sequence ATGGCCCTGATCTGGCCGTCGCAACCACAGGCCCAGACCTATCCGTCGCAGATGATCCGCATCATCGTGCCGGCAACACCCGGCGGCGCAATCGACGTCATCGCCCGGCGTGTCGCCGACAAGCTGCAGATCTTCATGGGCCAGGCGGTGGTGGTGGAGAACCGGCCGGGCGCCTCCAACAATCTGGGCACCGACGTGGTCGCCAAGAGCGCGCCCGACGGCCATACGCTGGTCATCGTCGCCTCCAGCCACGCCACCAACAAGCATCTGTTCCGGCAGTTGCCTTATGACCCGATCGCCGATTTCGAACCTGTCGTGTTCACCCATGTGGTGCCGCTGGTACTGGCCATTCACCCCTCGGTGCCGGCCACCACGGTTCCCGAGCTGATCGCCTGGATCAAGGCCAATCCGACCACCGCCACCTTCGCCTCGTCGGGCAAGGGCAGTTCGCTGCACATGGCGGCCGAGCTGTTCAAGTCGATGACCGGAACCACCATGCTGCACGTGCCCTATCGCGGCAGCACGGCCGCCCATAGCGACCTCCTGGTCGGCCGCACCCAGATCATCTTCGACACGATCACCGCCATCCTGCCGCACGTCCAGTCGGGCGGCGTCCGGGCGCTCGCGGTGACCACCACCAGCCGCTCGCCGTCGCTGCCGGCCATCCCGACGCTCGCCGAGACCGGCCTTGCCGGTTACGACGCCAATACCTGGGGCGGCATCCTGGCGCCGGCCGGCACGCCGCGCGAGATCGTCGCGCGGCTGAACCGCGAGATCAATGCCGCGCTCGAGGCCCCCGACGTGCGGATGGCCTTGACCACGCTCGGCATCGAGATCCAGGGCGGCCCACCCGAGCGCTTCGCCGCCTATATCCGCCAGGAGGTGGAGAAATGGGGCCGGGTGGTGAGCGCCGCCGGCATCACGCCGGATTGA
- a CDS encoding threonine synthase, protein MPATSAYLDMDTAEHLPLDRPVWRSASGRPLMITPLAGIRRGDIDRSNRSLWRYAKSLPLHVAEPISLGEGCTPLVERKVDGAGVFCKLEWVMPTGSFKDRGASVMLSVLRQQGIDAVLEDSSGNGGAAIAGYAAAGGMKAKILVPASTQPGKTVQMRAYGAEVELVEGPRQATADAAVRQSDTIFYASHNWQAFFLQGTKTLAYELWEDLGFRAPDNVIIPLGAGSNVLGCDIGFGELKRSGEIDRLPRLFGVQPERCAPIHASFVAGVDMPVPVEIGPTIAEGTAIAQPVRLKEVIAALRRSGGRTVTVSEAALEAALWQSAREGLYVEPTSAGTFAAYRQLLAAGVIGRDQTTVLVLTGSGLKATQRVAGLMGVEM, encoded by the coding sequence CTGCCGGCGACATCAGCCTATCTCGACATGGACACGGCTGAGCACCTGCCGCTCGACCGGCCGGTCTGGCGTTCGGCCTCGGGCCGGCCCTTGATGATCACGCCGCTTGCCGGCATCCGGCGCGGCGATATCGACCGCTCCAACCGTTCGCTCTGGCGTTACGCCAAGAGCCTGCCGCTGCACGTCGCCGAACCGATCAGCCTGGGCGAGGGCTGCACGCCGCTGGTCGAGCGCAAGGTCGACGGCGCCGGCGTGTTCTGCAAGCTCGAATGGGTGATGCCGACGGGCAGTTTCAAGGACCGCGGTGCTTCGGTCATGCTCTCGGTGCTGCGCCAGCAGGGCATCGATGCCGTACTGGAGGACAGTTCCGGCAATGGCGGCGCGGCCATTGCCGGTTATGCCGCGGCCGGCGGCATGAAGGCCAAGATCCTGGTGCCGGCTTCGACGCAACCCGGCAAGACCGTGCAGATGCGCGCCTATGGCGCCGAGGTCGAACTCGTCGAGGGGCCACGCCAGGCAACCGCCGATGCGGCGGTGCGCCAGTCCGACACGATCTTTTACGCCAGCCACAACTGGCAGGCCTTTTTCCTGCAGGGCACCAAGACGCTCGCCTACGAACTCTGGGAGGACTTGGGCTTTCGCGCGCCGGACAATGTCATCATACCCCTGGGCGCGGGCAGCAATGTACTCGGCTGCGACATCGGTTTCGGCGAACTGAAGCGCTCCGGCGAGATCGACCGGCTGCCGCGATTGTTCGGTGTCCAGCCGGAGCGCTGCGCGCCGATCCATGCAAGCTTCGTCGCCGGCGTCGACATGCCGGTGCCGGTCGAGATCGGCCCGACCATTGCCGAAGGCACGGCGATCGCCCAGCCGGTGCGGCTGAAGGAAGTGATCGCGGCGCTTCGCCGCTCGGGCGGGCGGACGGTCACGGTCTCGGAAGCGGCGCTCGAGGCGGCGCTCTGGCAGTCGGCGCGGGAAGGGCTCTATGTCGAGCCGACCTCGGCCGGCACTTTTGCCGCCTACAGACAGTTGCTGGCGGCAGGCGTGATCGGCCGGGACCAGACGACCGTGCTGGTGCTCACCGGCTCGGGGCTCAAGGCGACGCAGCGGGTGGCCGGGCTGATGGGGGTCGAGATGTGA
- a CDS encoding Eco57I restriction-modification methylase domain-containing protein, whose translation MGVNARRRVIADDLVTEMRTIAAQHRFFHWEIGFPNVWSNLLSTQPAGGFDAVIGNPPYVRQELLGETKPALKKAYRAYDGMADIYVYFYEQGLRLLRPGGRMSYVVTNKWLKAGYAEALRDLFTDPARAKLEFVADFGHAKHFFPDADVFPSVVVVRKPVLSAAFPVSDAGNTPAPTAQICVIPRDLVPEKGLSAAVAEASYPLPLALFSKESWTLEPPAVIALLEKIRRNGVPMAEYAGVKPYRGVLTGFNEAFLINTATRDQLVRDDPKCADIIKPYLRGQDIERWSASWDGLWMIFARRGIDISKFPSIKQHLECYRPQLEPKPVNWKPTIPGEEWPGRKDGSYKWFEIQDSIEYYLEFEKHKIIYQEIQYSPLYAYDSTGLFGNNKTFLIAKRDQYLLAALNSPLMWWHNWRYLPHMKDEALTPVGVKMESLPIAQVNYDCAATAEDYVAQILTLMPKKREPATALMDWLRVEFGLDRPGRQLAEAHRLDADAFVAVVRAALPKRQKLSAADVARLRGEWIDTVAPARAAADEILALERRLADLVNAAYGLSPDEVKLMWQTAPPRMPLNPSEELRRLGLQ comes from the coding sequence ATGGGCGTCAATGCCCGCCGACGCGTCATCGCCGACGACTTGGTCACCGAAATGCGTACCATTGCCGCCCAGCATCGCTTCTTCCACTGGGAGATAGGCTTTCCTAACGTTTGGTCAAACCTCCTGTCGACTCAGCCCGCTGGCGGCTTCGACGCAGTCATCGGCAACCCGCCCTATGTTCGCCAGGAACTTCTCGGTGAAACCAAGCCAGCCTTAAAGAAGGCATACCGAGCCTACGACGGCATGGCCGACATCTACGTCTATTTTTACGAACAGGGCCTCCGGCTCCTTCGCCCCGGGGGCCGTATGAGTTATGTCGTCACCAACAAGTGGCTGAAGGCCGGTTACGCTGAAGCCTTGCGCGATCTCTTCACGGATCCCGCGCGCGCCAAGCTCGAATTCGTCGCAGACTTCGGCCATGCCAAGCACTTCTTTCCCGACGCGGATGTGTTTCCGAGTGTCGTGGTCGTGCGCAAGCCGGTGCTGTCGGCCGCGTTCCCCGTGTCCGATGCCGGCAACACGCCGGCTCCGACTGCCCAGATCTGTGTCATCCCACGTGATCTCGTTCCCGAGAAAGGCCTCTCGGCCGCGGTTGCTGAGGCGAGCTATCCACTGCCGCTCGCTCTCTTCTCGAAGGAGAGCTGGACGCTGGAGCCGCCGGCAGTGATCGCGCTCTTGGAAAAGATCCGGCGCAACGGCGTTCCAATGGCAGAGTATGCGGGTGTGAAGCCCTACCGCGGCGTGCTGACTGGTTTCAACGAGGCGTTTCTGATTAACACCGCGACACGCGATCAGCTTGTACGTGACGATCCGAAATGTGCCGACATCATCAAGCCCTATTTGCGCGGACAAGACATTGAGCGCTGGTCCGCGTCATGGGATGGTTTATGGATGATCTTTGCTCGTCGAGGTATCGACATTTCCAAGTTTCCGAGCATAAAGCAGCACCTGGAGTGTTATCGACCGCAACTTGAACCAAAGCCTGTTAACTGGAAGCCGACAATTCCTGGTGAGGAGTGGCCAGGTCGTAAGGATGGCTCTTACAAGTGGTTTGAAATACAAGACTCTATCGAGTATTATTTAGAATTCGAAAAGCATAAAATCATATATCAAGAAATTCAATATTCCCCACTTTACGCCTATGATTCGACCGGATTGTTTGGAAATAATAAAACGTTTCTGATTGCCAAGCGAGATCAGTATCTACTCGCTGCGCTGAATTCTCCGCTAATGTGGTGGCACAATTGGCGTTACCTTCCTCATATGAAGGATGAGGCACTTACGCCCGTGGGTGTCAAAATGGAGAGTCTGCCAATTGCGCAAGTTAATTATGATTGCGCTGCTACAGCAGAAGACTACGTAGCGCAAATATTGACGCTTATGCCAAAGAAGCGCGAGCCGGCAACAGCTCTCATGGACTGGCTTCGCGTCGAATTCGGTCTTGACAGGCCCGGGCGACAGCTTGCCGAGGCGCATCGCCTTGACGCCGATGCTTTCGTAGCCGTCGTTCGCGCCGCTTTGCCGAAGCGGCAGAAGCTCTCGGCCGCTGATGTCGCACGCCTTCGCGGGGAATGGATCGACACCGTCGCCCCGGCACGAGCCGCGGCCGACGAAATCCTCGCCCTCGAACGCCGACTGGCCGACCTCGTCAACGCGGCTTACGGCCTGTCCCCCGATGAAGTGAAGCTCATGTGGCAGACCGCTCCCCCCCGCATGCCGCTCAATCCCTCCGAGGAACTGCGGCGGTTGGGTCTGCAGTGA
- the queE gene encoding 7-carboxy-7-deazaguanine synthase, with protein MSYAVKEIFLTLQGEGAQAGRAAVFCRFAGCNLWSGREADRASAQCRFCDTDFVGLDGTKGGRYATAQALARAIAAEWTGAPDRRFCVLTGGEPLLQVDAALIGALHAERFSIAVETNGTIAAPEGLDWICVSPKAGTELKQRHGHELKLVYPQPAAMPEQFADLSFDHFCLQPMDGPQQQDNTALAVAYCLAHPQWRLSVQTHKRIGIR; from the coding sequence ATGAGTTATGCGGTGAAGGAGATCTTCCTCACCCTGCAGGGCGAGGGCGCGCAGGCCGGCCGCGCGGCGGTGTTCTGCCGTTTCGCCGGCTGCAACCTGTGGTCCGGCCGCGAGGCAGACCGGGCGAGCGCCCAGTGCCGGTTCTGCGACACCGATTTTGTCGGGCTCGACGGCACCAAGGGCGGCCGCTATGCCACGGCGCAGGCGCTGGCCCGGGCAATTGCCGCGGAATGGACCGGCGCGCCCGACCGGCGCTTCTGCGTGCTGACCGGCGGCGAGCCCCTGCTGCAGGTCGACGCCGCGCTGATCGGTGCTTTGCATGCTGAACGTTTCAGCATCGCGGTCGAGACCAATGGCACGATCGCCGCGCCCGAGGGGCTCGACTGGATCTGCGTCAGCCCGAAGGCCGGCACCGAATTGAAGCAACGCCACGGCCACGAACTGAAGTTGGTCTATCCGCAGCCCGCGGCCATGCCGGAGCAGTTCGCCGATCTCAGCTTCGACCATTTCTGCCTGCAGCCGATGGACGGACCGCAGCAGCAAGACAATACCGCGCTCGCCGTCGCCTATTGCCTGGCGCACCCGCAATGGCGCCTGAGCGTGCAAACCCATAAGCGGATTGGAATTCGTTAG
- a CDS encoding outer membrane protein — MKKLLLAGTALAALASGAQAADLGPRRVEVPSAIIAPVFTWTGFYVGAHVGWAGARSNYTDPSLVAFSSGLSTSGVFGGVQAGYNWQINQFVLGVEGDLSAASNSKTVFADPAGIYAGDARRSSTPFLGSLRLRAGYAFDRVLIYATGGLGVATFNDRYSSVAVPALNVSSNSTRVGYTLGGGVEYAFTPNWTAKLEYLYYGFGDRSNVFVAGDRVSQNIHTVKLGVNYLFNTGGGGMFGRY; from the coding sequence ATGAAGAAGCTTCTCCTCGCAGGCACCGCTCTGGCCGCCCTGGCATCGGGCGCGCAGGCCGCCGACCTCGGCCCGCGCCGCGTCGAAGTGCCCTCCGCGATCATCGCGCCTGTCTTCACCTGGACCGGCTTCTATGTCGGCGCCCATGTCGGCTGGGCTGGCGCCCGCTCGAACTACACCGACCCGTCGCTCGTGGCCTTCAGCAGCGGCCTGAGCACCAGCGGCGTGTTCGGCGGCGTCCAGGCCGGCTACAACTGGCAGATCAATCAGTTCGTCCTCGGTGTCGAGGGTGACCTGTCGGCCGCCAGCAACAGCAAGACGGTCTTCGCCGATCCGGCCGGCATCTACGCCGGTGACGCGCGTCGCTCGTCGACGCCGTTCCTCGGCTCGCTGCGCCTGCGCGCCGGCTACGCCTTCGACCGCGTCTTGATCTACGCTACCGGCGGTCTCGGCGTCGCGACCTTCAATGACCGGTATTCGTCCGTCGCCGTCCCGGCGCTCAATGTCTCGAGCAACTCCACCCGCGTCGGCTACACTCTCGGTGGCGGCGTCGAATATGCCTTCACCCCGAACTGGACTGCCAAGCTCGAATATCTCTATTACGGCTTCGGCGATCGCTCGAACGTCTTCGTTGCGGGCGATCGGGTCAGCCAGAACATCCACACCGTCAAGCTCGGCGTGAACTATCTGTTCAACACCGGCGGCGGCGGCATGTTCGGCCGCTACTGA
- a CDS encoding SRPBCC family protein → MPDKPSLTLRRHLKAPPAKVWSAFTEPALLMRWWGPKDTVTSAAELDARVGGRFLVISHTPDGEEHQVGGVYREVAYPEKLVFSWAWRSTPERESLVTVKLSPDGTGTLLTLTHEQFFDEAARDRHQGGWGEALDRMERLFGE, encoded by the coding sequence ATGCCGGACAAGCCGAGCCTGACATTGCGCCGCCACCTGAAAGCGCCGCCGGCCAAAGTGTGGAGCGCCTTCACCGAGCCGGCCCTGCTGATGCGCTGGTGGGGCCCGAAGGACACGGTCACCTCGGCGGCCGAACTCGACGCCCGGGTCGGCGGTCGCTTCCTGGTGATCAGCCACACGCCCGATGGCGAGGAGCACCAGGTCGGCGGCGTCTATCGCGAGGTCGCCTATCCGGAAAAGCTGGTCTTTTCCTGGGCCTGGCGCTCGACGCCCGAGCGGGAATCGCTGGTCACGGTCAAGCTCTCGCCCGACGGCACCGGCACCTTGCTCACCCTCACCCACGAACAGTTCTTCGACGAGGCCGCGCGCGACCGGCACCAGGGCGGCTGGGGCGAGGCGCTCGACCGGATGGAAAGGCTGTTTGGCGAGTAG
- a CDS encoding CynX/NimT family MFS transporter, with amino-acid sequence MDRLPRATRVFALVTATDWPAVALVVAVSVVAALQVGKAAIALPQLQADLGLTLAEGGWVMAVFALIGVAGGIPVGALTGRFGDRALILNGLFALALGSLAGAFAGGLWPLVLSRIVEGFGFLLIAVPAPVLLGRVAAPQDRDLAFGIWSTFMAAGIAIALIAGPAFSSWQNLWLANGALALAAAVVFAIVIRPGPVSAEPLSFARTARDTGATIAAGGPGLLALAFAAYNLQYFAAVGFLPILLTERLGVSISAAGGLSALAIGANVIGNLLSGPLIARGVPRWVLVAAASGVMGLTGLFIFLETTPPLLVFLLFVIFSAVGGLLPPTVLGGAPALAPLPTLAPISVGLVIQGNNLGQVLGPVLVGGVVASFGWSAAAVPVALAGVMGVGIGWALRGRGK; translated from the coding sequence ATGGACAGGCTTCCCCGCGCCACGCGGGTTTTCGCGCTTGTAACGGCGACCGACTGGCCGGCCGTGGCGCTGGTGGTGGCGGTGAGCGTGGTGGCGGCGCTGCAGGTGGGCAAGGCGGCGATCGCCCTGCCGCAATTGCAGGCCGATCTCGGCCTGACGCTGGCCGAAGGCGGCTGGGTGATGGCGGTGTTCGCGCTGATCGGCGTCGCCGGCGGCATTCCGGTCGGCGCGCTCACCGGCCGCTTCGGCGACCGGGCGCTGATCCTCAACGGCCTGTTCGCGCTCGCGCTCGGCAGCCTTGCCGGCGCCTTTGCCGGCGGGCTCTGGCCGCTGGTCTTGAGCCGCATCGTCGAGGGTTTCGGTTTCCTCTTGATCGCGGTGCCGGCGCCGGTGCTGCTCGGCCGCGTCGCCGCGCCGCAAGACCGCGATCTCGCCTTCGGCATCTGGAGCACCTTCATGGCCGCCGGCATCGCGATCGCGCTGATCGCCGGGCCGGCCTTTTCGAGCTGGCAGAACCTGTGGCTCGCCAATGGCGCACTGGCGCTCGCCGCGGCGGTCGTCTTCGCCATCGTCATCAGGCCCGGCCCGGTCTCGGCCGAGCCCTTGTCGTTCGCCCGCACCGCGCGCGACACCGGCGCCACCATCGCGGCCGGCGGGCCCGGCCTGCTGGCGCTCGCCTTCGCCGCCTATAACCTGCAATATTTCGCCGCCGTCGGTTTCCTGCCGATCCTGCTGACCGAGCGTCTGGGCGTGTCGATATCAGCCGCCGGCGGCTTGAGCGCGCTCGCCATCGGCGCCAATGTCATCGGCAATCTCTTAAGCGGCCCGTTGATCGCCCGTGGCGTGCCGCGCTGGGTGCTGGTGGCGGCAGCCAGCGGCGTGATGGGCCTGACCGGCCTGTTCATCTTCCTCGAAACCACCCCGCCCTTGCTGGTCTTCCTGCTGTTCGTCATCTTCTCCGCGGTCGGCGGCCTGTTGCCGCCCACCGTGCTCGGCGGCGCGCCGGCGCTCGCGCCCTTGCCAACGCTTGCGCCGATCTCGGTCGGCCTGGTCATCCAGGGCAACAATCTCGGCCAGGTGCTCGGCCCGGTCCTGGTCGGCGGCGTGGTCGCAAGCTTCGGCTGGTCTGCCGCGGCCGTGCCGGTGGCGCTGGCCGGGGTGATGGGGGTTGGGATCGGCTGGGCGCTGAGGGGACGGGGTAAATGA